The Gemmatimonadaceae bacterium genome includes a region encoding these proteins:
- a CDS encoding ferritin-like domain-containing protein, with amino-acid sequence MQITNRELTLLNFYRASELHGGLVLGRLVQHVREPELILRLTAHSAEEILHAQLWTETIVAVGGQPSATSDTYQSRYAAALGAPTSLLEVMALTQVFERGVYRHFVMHLRRTGTHPRVRATLRRMLADERGHLSWVKEWLDAQAGSRRAAVPALMRRYTVVDAAIRRQLMSDYEWRELACAS; translated from the coding sequence ATGCAAATCACCAATCGCGAGCTCACGCTCCTCAACTTCTACCGTGCGTCGGAGCTGCACGGTGGACTCGTCCTCGGACGACTCGTGCAGCATGTGCGCGAGCCGGAGTTGATCCTCCGTCTCACCGCGCACAGCGCCGAGGAAATTCTGCACGCGCAGCTCTGGACCGAGACAATCGTCGCCGTCGGCGGCCAGCCGAGCGCTACCTCGGACACGTATCAGTCCCGTTATGCAGCCGCGCTCGGTGCTCCGACTTCGTTGCTGGAGGTGATGGCCCTGACGCAGGTCTTCGAGCGCGGCGTCTACCGGCACTTTGTGATGCATTTGCGACGGACGGGCACTCATCCGCGCGTGCGAGCAACGCTTCGCCGCATGCTCGCCGACGAGCGCGGGCATCTCTCATGGGTGAAAGAGTGGCTCGACGCCCAGGCCGGTTCGCGCCGTGCCGCCGTGCCGGCACTGATGCGCCGCTATACCGTCGTCGATGCTGCGATTCGCAGACAGCTGATGAGTGATTACGAATGGAGGGAGTTGGCATGCGCGTCCTGA
- a CDS encoding 3-oxoacyl-[acyl-carrier-protein] synthase III C-terminal domain-containing protein translates to MNNTSIGIRGIAYALPASRRSLSELETLGKLRSEPELLEQFGFAQVCVAEEETPYALALEAASTLLCEHNVKPESVDVLIYCGTPAVAFSRGGSVAAAANDIATTRRFRYPSTRLQYDLGLACASTLALDQLACTSLFASVRMARALIQSGDARRVLCVSAEFFPERAGREAIYNCTADAACAVLVEAGADCNRILASAQTTKGYYWDADSMPNEIVASYFPTAAYVISDVLRRAGWRASDVSLVIPHNVNVRSWEILVGLTGIAEARLWCRNVARIGHTLAGDNFINLRDATDDGSVKRGDRLLLFSYGYGAHWTALALEA, encoded by the coding sequence ATGAACAACACATCCATCGGCATCCGCGGCATCGCCTACGCACTCCCCGCCTCGCGGCGCTCGTTGAGTGAGCTCGAAACACTCGGCAAGCTCCGCAGCGAACCGGAGTTGCTCGAGCAGTTCGGCTTCGCGCAGGTGTGCGTGGCCGAGGAAGAAACCCCGTACGCCCTGGCACTCGAGGCAGCGTCGACGTTGCTGTGCGAGCATAACGTGAAGCCGGAGAGTGTGGACGTTCTCATCTACTGCGGCACGCCGGCGGTGGCGTTCTCGCGCGGCGGCAGCGTCGCCGCGGCGGCGAACGACATCGCCACGACGCGCCGCTTCCGCTATCCATCGACCCGGTTGCAATACGACCTCGGCCTCGCCTGCGCATCGACTCTTGCGCTGGATCAGCTCGCGTGTACGTCGCTATTCGCCAGTGTGCGCATGGCGCGCGCCCTGATCCAGTCTGGCGACGCGCGACGCGTGCTCTGCGTGTCGGCTGAGTTCTTTCCGGAGCGGGCCGGCCGCGAGGCGATTTATAACTGCACGGCCGACGCCGCGTGCGCGGTGCTCGTCGAGGCGGGCGCGGACTGCAATCGGATCCTCGCGTCGGCGCAGACCACCAAGGGATACTACTGGGACGCCGACTCGATGCCTAACGAAATAGTCGCGTCCTACTTTCCGACGGCGGCGTACGTCATCAGTGACGTCCTGCGCCGCGCGGGATGGCGGGCGAGCGACGTCTCGCTCGTCATCCCGCACAACGTGAACGTTCGCAGCTGGGAGATTCTCGTCGGCCTCACCGGCATCGCCGAGGCTCGGCTCTGGTGTCGCAACGTCGCACGCATCGGCCACACGCTCGCCGGCGACAACTTCATCAACCTGCGCGACGCCACCGATGACGGCAGCGTGAAACGCGGTGACCGCCTGTTGCTCTTCTCATACGGCTACGGCGCGCACTGGACCGCGCTCGCCCTGGAGGCATGA
- a CDS encoding acyl carrier protein, whose amino-acid sequence MAMFVSRTVDWVNRTLVPPGVTVDADTPLFANGLINSIRILKLIAWTEHALGIRIPDTQIRMDYFRTVRRIAETFAGDSDVAA is encoded by the coding sequence ATGGCAATGTTCGTGTCGCGCACCGTGGATTGGGTCAATCGGACGCTCGTTCCACCAGGCGTTACCGTCGATGCCGACACGCCACTCTTCGCGAACGGGCTGATCAACTCGATTCGCATTCTCAAGCTCATCGCCTGGACGGAGCACGCGCTCGGGATCCGCATTCCGGACACTCAGATTCGCATGGATTACTTTCGCACGGTGCGCCGCATCGCCGAGACCTTCGCTGGAGACTCCGATGTGGCCGCGTGA
- a CDS encoding ferritin-like domain-containing protein, with protein sequence MAETIPSAGSLYARHARAADRGAWSVEHDIRWVAINRGRALAQPDILAKLRAAALIESFHPVNLSRLIRFAWDDVDAGVVFSLEMYEGFKHFHALRMYLDAVGFEPRITDEELGQIRQRTDRNDLDPTDPVGPLVEFMLSEHLAAYFFRRLGEQAEEAQLRVLLALIAADEVRHAQAASDLIAKRIAANLELAPNVLRAAAHFRHYGEEAVGQVPTAMEGDEIAIRTFATRIERLCGMRFVDHLKIELEL encoded by the coding sequence ATGGCTGAGACGATTCCGTCGGCCGGCTCGCTGTACGCGCGCCACGCCCGCGCCGCCGACCGCGGCGCCTGGTCGGTGGAGCACGATATCCGCTGGGTCGCGATCAATCGCGGCCGTGCACTTGCCCAGCCGGATATTCTCGCCAAGCTGCGCGCCGCCGCCCTCATCGAGTCGTTCCATCCGGTCAACCTCTCACGGCTCATTCGCTTTGCATGGGACGACGTCGACGCCGGCGTCGTGTTCTCGCTCGAGATGTACGAGGGATTCAAACACTTCCATGCCCTGCGCATGTATCTCGACGCCGTCGGCTTCGAGCCGCGCATTACCGACGAAGAGCTCGGGCAGATTCGGCAGCGGACGGACCGCAACGATCTCGATCCGACGGATCCCGTTGGTCCGCTCGTCGAGTTCATGCTCAGCGAGCACCTCGCCGCGTACTTCTTCCGTCGACTCGGCGAGCAGGCCGAGGAGGCACAGCTGCGCGTATTGCTCGCGCTCATCGCCGCCGACGAGGTGCGCCACGCGCAGGCGGCGTCCGACCTCATCGCCAAGCGCATCGCCGCGAATCTTGAGCTCGCGCCTAACGTACTTCGCGCCGCGGCGCACTTCCGACACTATGGCGAAGAGGCCGTTGGCCAGGTGCCGACGGCGATGGAGGGCGACGAGATCGCGATTCGTACTTTCGCCACGCGCATCGAGCGACTCTGCGGGATGCGCTTCGTCGATCACCTCAAGATCGAACTGGAGCTCTGA
- a CDS encoding SDR family oxidoreductase — protein MRPERSILITGATGLLGREVLGRLLASDPRLRAYALARDPRGLASDARVVPVVGDLRADGLALSPNDRDAIRRDVSAIIHIAADTTFSAPLDRARSVNTRGTARVLELANECASAVHVAYVSTAFVAGRRTGPIAEVASCATSWVNAYEQSKHEAETLVREQAASWMILRSSTVVCDDASGRVTQVNAVHRALRLYHHGLAAMMPGVPDSSVDAVTADSVADAIARLALRSDVAGETVHLCAGDGALPLDELLDITYARWAQHPEWRRRRVARPVVADLATYTLFERTIEQVGDASLRRLTRALSHFVPQLALPKRFQTTNAERLLGHRAPPVRAFWLPMIDNLVARHSIRRAA, from the coding sequence ATGCGCCCAGAGCGTTCGATCCTGATCACCGGTGCCACGGGCTTGCTGGGGCGAGAGGTTCTTGGCCGCCTCCTCGCCTCCGATCCGCGCCTCCGGGCGTACGCGCTCGCGCGCGACCCCCGAGGGCTGGCGTCCGATGCGCGCGTCGTGCCCGTGGTCGGCGACCTGCGCGCCGATGGACTCGCCCTGTCGCCTAACGACCGCGATGCGATTCGGCGTGACGTCTCGGCAATCATCCATATCGCTGCCGACACCACCTTCTCGGCGCCGCTCGATCGCGCGCGCAGCGTGAATACTCGAGGGACCGCTCGCGTGCTCGAGCTCGCGAACGAATGCGCGTCGGCGGTACACGTGGCGTATGTGAGCACGGCATTTGTCGCCGGGCGGCGCACAGGCCCGATCGCCGAGGTTGCCAGCTGCGCGACGAGCTGGGTGAATGCATACGAGCAATCGAAGCATGAAGCAGAAACGCTCGTGCGCGAACAGGCCGCGAGTTGGATGATTCTTCGCTCGAGCACCGTCGTCTGCGACGACGCGAGCGGGCGCGTGACGCAGGTGAACGCTGTGCACCGCGCACTGCGGTTGTATCACCACGGTCTGGCCGCGATGATGCCGGGCGTCCCCGATTCGAGCGTCGATGCCGTCACGGCCGATTCCGTCGCAGACGCGATCGCACGGCTCGCTCTCCGCTCCGACGTGGCCGGCGAGACGGTGCACCTGTGCGCCGGTGATGGCGCGCTCCCGCTCGACGAACTGCTCGACATCACGTACGCGCGCTGGGCCCAGCATCCCGAATGGCGGCGTCGGCGCGTCGCGCGTCCCGTCGTTGCCGATCTCGCCACCTACACGTTGTTCGAACGGACGATCGAGCAGGTCGGTGACGCTTCACTGAGGCGCCTGACGCGTGCCCTGTCACACTTCGTGCCTCAGCTCGCGCTCCCCAAGCGCTTCCAGACGACAAACGCCGAACGACTCCTCGGGCATAGGGCACCACCAGTGCGCGCCTTCTGGCTGCCGATGATCGACAATCTCGTCGCGCGGCACTCGATTCGGAGGGCCGCGTGA